Proteins co-encoded in one Labilithrix sp. genomic window:
- a CDS encoding protein kinase, giving the protein MRELGPGARLGRYEVLAPVAEGGMARVWIAEQTGHLGFRKLVALKTMRPELLRDRAGRAMFVDEALLASRVRHPNVVEIHDLGCEGEVVYQAMTLVDGASLDEWLAGASLPVAVAIRIALDVLRGLHAAHEVRGDDGDVLGLVHRDVSPSNILVGLDGVAKISDFGIAKAKERLAEETRAGAMKGKRAYVAPEQLDGCAATRRSDVFAAGVVLWEMLTGEYLYGKGGRASLGLARLAVPDPHAIRAEVPGSITAVVLRALREDPEDRYATAREMADALEDAAHAEDLDACHQDVASRLELDLGRTLQRRRAALRDALRRGRPAPPRPRPAAEQDDEPTTTFERSHTSPHPRRATPNRTSARPRTTSNTTPPNTGHVDARASSSPAHTNAARATNPAHPNAARLDSRASSSPTHPNAARATNPARPNAARHSTPARSNAGAIAMPRSDSALLVHPARAACATRPSMGVASPLGRARRASVECLPTAVSAQLPLMIPMPPAPPPPAPRPPRLALRIAVALCACLAVVSIGTAASSSPSPPAALRH; this is encoded by the coding sequence ATGAGGGAGCTCGGTCCTGGTGCACGGCTCGGTCGTTACGAGGTCCTCGCGCCGGTGGCCGAAGGTGGGATGGCGCGCGTCTGGATCGCGGAGCAGACCGGACACCTCGGGTTCCGCAAGCTCGTCGCGCTGAAGACGATGCGTCCGGAGCTGCTGCGCGACCGCGCCGGGCGCGCGATGTTCGTCGACGAGGCGCTCCTCGCGTCGCGGGTCCGGCATCCGAACGTGGTCGAGATCCACGACCTCGGATGCGAGGGCGAGGTCGTGTACCAGGCGATGACGCTCGTCGACGGCGCCTCGCTGGACGAGTGGCTCGCGGGCGCGAGCCTCCCCGTCGCGGTCGCGATCCGGATCGCGCTCGACGTGCTGCGCGGGCTCCACGCCGCGCACGAGGTCCGCGGCGACGACGGCGACGTGCTCGGGCTCGTGCATCGCGACGTCTCGCCGTCGAACATCCTCGTCGGCCTCGACGGCGTCGCGAAGATCTCGGACTTCGGCATCGCGAAGGCGAAGGAGCGGCTCGCGGAGGAGACGCGCGCGGGCGCGATGAAAGGCAAGCGCGCGTACGTCGCGCCGGAGCAGCTCGACGGCTGCGCCGCGACGCGCCGGAGCGACGTCTTCGCCGCCGGCGTCGTGCTCTGGGAGATGCTGACCGGCGAGTACCTCTACGGCAAAGGCGGCCGCGCGTCGCTCGGCCTCGCGCGCCTCGCGGTCCCCGATCCGCACGCCATCCGCGCCGAGGTGCCGGGCTCGATCACGGCGGTCGTCCTCCGCGCGCTGCGCGAGGACCCCGAAGACCGCTACGCCACCGCCCGCGAGATGGCCGACGCGCTCGAGGACGCGGCGCACGCGGAGGACCTCGACGCGTGCCACCAGGACGTCGCGTCGCGCCTCGAGCTCGACCTCGGCCGCACGCTGCAGCGCCGCCGCGCAGCCCTCCGCGACGCCCTCCGCCGCGGCCGCCCCGCCCCTCCGCGCCCGCGCCCCGCCGCCGAGCAAGACGACGAACCAACGACCACGTTCGAGCGCTCGCACACGAGCCCGCATCCCCGCCGCGCCACGCCGAACCGCACCTCCGCGCGCCCACGCACCACCTCGAACACAACACCCCCGAACACGGGCCACGTCGACGCGCGCGCCTCCTCGAGCCCAGCGCACACGAACGCCGCGCGCGCCACGAACCCAGCGCATCCGAACGCAGCTCGCCTCGACTCGCGCGCCTCCTCGAGCCCAACGCACCCGAACGCCGCGCGCGCCACGAACCCCGCGCGCCCGAACGCCGCGCGCCACTCCACCCCAGCGCGCTCGAACGCGGGCGCGATCGCGATGCCGCGGAGCGACTCTGCGCTCCTCGTGCATCCCGCGCGGGCGGCGTGTGCGACGCGTCCGAGCATGGGGGTCGCGTCGCCGCTCGGTCGTGCGCGACGTGCGAGCGTCGAGTGCCTGCCCACCGCGGTGAGCGCGCAGCTGCCGCTCATGATCCCGATGCCGCCGGCGCCTCCCCCGCCGGCGCCGCGTCCGCCGCGGCTCGCGCTGCGCATCGCGGTCGCGCTCTGCGCGTGCCTCGCCGTCGTGAGCATCGGCACCGCCGCGTCGTCCTCGCCCTCGCCGCCCGCGGCGCTCCGCCACTGA
- a CDS encoding FHA domain-containing protein: MARLILATAEGQQAIELRPINSLGRHPNNSIQLLDKIVSKEHCILEQRDGGVVLRDLGSLNGTYVNGERVRGEMMLRHGDEIALGSTRARFDDGHGPPLDFNAPLPHGGMAQPHISPGAIQHHHPMPGSNPQMANQLGGMGGGPMSPQGPWSKGSVPPPTQQPSIPGQGMHPGHGPMGTMGMPSVPHPGSQQPRPPYPSSPYNQAVHPPHPGGAGQSGGYPPHGGAGRRPPSFGGTRVDVLDSARAIGTQINAQQKGFLPYDQLAHDPQQIRVDYERLRLTWELTRDIGLERDLDQLLHKILMSLFKFVNADRAVILLREGDGSLAPKAAHRRDGTDSPIQVSSTILNHVIQERAAVLTHDASMDFASSKGKSMILNRISSAIVVPLLHEKDVLGAIWLDSESLAQFQQKDLELLTAVANQAAMFIENNLLAKKIEQEIVNRERFSRLLSPNVAEQVLSGKLEVKKGGVHVPECTVFNSDIRGFTRMSEGATAGVINDLLNEYFEAMVETIFKYEGTLDKFMGDGIMAFWGAPVHRQDDAVRSVQCALDQMEVLGKFNRKRVESGHPPLAVGMGLHTGPLVAGYVGSSKAMSYTVIGDTANTSARLCGIALAGQVIVSEYTLARLGPRFEVEELPPAALKGKEKPLRIYNVKREKPSAVAKVG, encoded by the coding sequence ATGGCGCGTCTTATCCTCGCGACAGCGGAGGGCCAGCAGGCGATCGAGCTCCGGCCGATCAACAGCCTCGGGCGTCACCCGAACAACTCCATCCAGCTCCTCGACAAGATCGTGTCGAAGGAGCACTGCATCCTCGAGCAGCGCGACGGCGGCGTCGTCCTCCGCGATCTCGGCTCGCTCAACGGCACCTACGTGAACGGCGAGCGCGTCCGCGGCGAGATGATGCTGCGCCACGGCGACGAGATCGCGCTCGGCTCCACCCGCGCGCGCTTCGACGACGGCCACGGCCCGCCCCTCGACTTCAACGCGCCGCTCCCGCACGGCGGCATGGCGCAGCCGCACATCTCGCCGGGCGCGATCCAGCATCACCACCCGATGCCGGGGTCGAACCCGCAGATGGCGAACCAGCTCGGCGGCATGGGCGGCGGTCCGATGAGCCCGCAAGGGCCGTGGAGCAAGGGGAGCGTCCCGCCGCCGACGCAGCAGCCGTCCATCCCGGGCCAGGGCATGCACCCGGGTCACGGCCCGATGGGCACGATGGGGATGCCGAGCGTCCCGCATCCCGGCAGCCAGCAGCCGCGCCCGCCGTACCCCTCGTCGCCGTACAACCAGGCGGTGCATCCCCCTCACCCCGGCGGGGCGGGGCAGTCCGGCGGCTATCCCCCGCACGGCGGCGCGGGGCGACGCCCGCCGAGCTTCGGCGGCACGCGCGTCGACGTGCTCGACAGCGCGCGCGCGATCGGCACGCAGATCAACGCGCAGCAGAAGGGCTTCCTCCCTTACGACCAGCTCGCCCACGATCCGCAGCAGATCCGCGTCGACTACGAGCGCCTCCGCCTGACGTGGGAGCTCACGCGCGACATCGGCCTCGAGCGCGACCTCGATCAGCTGCTGCACAAGATCCTGATGTCGCTGTTCAAGTTCGTGAACGCGGACCGCGCCGTCATCCTGCTCCGCGAGGGCGACGGCTCGCTCGCGCCGAAGGCCGCCCACCGCCGCGACGGCACGGATTCACCGATTCAGGTGTCTTCCACGATCCTCAACCACGTCATCCAGGAGCGCGCCGCGGTCCTCACCCACGACGCCTCGATGGACTTCGCGTCCTCGAAGGGCAAATCGATGATCCTGAACCGGATCTCGAGCGCGATCGTCGTGCCGCTCCTGCACGAGAAGGACGTCCTCGGCGCGATCTGGCTCGACTCGGAGTCGCTCGCGCAGTTCCAGCAGAAGGACCTCGAGCTCCTCACCGCGGTCGCGAACCAGGCGGCGATGTTCATCGAGAACAACCTCCTCGCGAAGAAGATCGAGCAGGAGATCGTCAACCGCGAGCGCTTCAGCCGCCTCCTCTCGCCGAACGTCGCGGAGCAGGTCCTCTCCGGCAAGCTCGAGGTGAAGAAGGGCGGCGTGCACGTGCCCGAGTGCACGGTGTTCAACTCGGACATCCGCGGCTTCACCCGCATGTCGGAGGGCGCCACCGCCGGGGTCATCAACGACCTCCTGAACGAGTACTTCGAGGCGATGGTCGAGACGATCTTCAAGTACGAAGGCACGCTCGACAAGTTCATGGGCGACGGCATCATGGCCTTCTGGGGCGCGCCGGTGCACCGCCAGGACGACGCCGTGCGCTCGGTCCAGTGCGCGCTCGACCAGATGGAAGTGCTCGGCAAGTTCAACCGGAAGCGCGTCGAGAGCGGCCATCCCCCGCTCGCGGTCGGGATGGGCCTCCACACCGGTCCGCTCGTCGCCGGTTACGTCGGGAGCTCGAAGGCGATGAGCTACACCGTCATCGGCGACACCGCGAACACGAGCGCGCGCCTCTGCGGCATCGCCCTCGCGGGACAGGTCATCGTCAGCGAGTACACCCTCGCCCGCCTCGGCCCCCGCTTCGAGGTCGAGGAGCTCCCGCCCGCCGCGCTGAAGGGCAAGGAGAAGCCGCTCCGCATCTACAACGTGAAGCGCGAGAAGCCCTCCGCGGTCGCGAAGGTCGGCTGA
- a CDS encoding AAA family ATPase — translation MSAPVKAWLDANLSPQPGSGRDPFRISAEQATQRTDPAMLPEKPAASGGLFEMLPTVARRALALGLAAREPSFHVFVSALPEVMIEDDIVGFAEKFAQGRPTPPDIVYVHDFDKPEAPKPLVLPAGSGGTLVAAMDALIDRLKDEIPAIAAHDEVRRATQKLARELESKNKEVLTGLESTAKNLGFGIRAVQGGVQTFPILHGKPLSAEQFGALDDVTKRALGEAEDRLTTEVEKAAGRVREQSAQFDAAREEAMNRLAETVIRRALGEVKKLLEDFGEDVATYLDGCEKALIEDWADFVEQPHQMIQNEDGSIEKVEAEPADHDPEHATRLGRFKVNLLVAHEEDSPPPVVYETNPTYPNLFGYLERRARFGALLTDFTRIRAGSLHTASGGVLVVRATDLMTDPIIWERMKRVLRERRIGAEDPLGPLGLYATTLKPVPVPIRVRVVLVGAPDVYATLLDADPDFAALFRVKVEIEHSIQRTPENLKALDAYLMAMAEQREWGEFDRSARARLLDLATRLAGDRQRLSVFLSPLEETAAFAGALASARAEGVADWDEVGPSSQVPRPFKASAVGKGSVVTAEDVEIAWRERRDRAGAAERHIRELTLRGEVSLDTEGFRVGVVNGLSVYSAGDVEFGQPMRITAVVALGREGIVDVEHEAQLGGAIHTKGVAIIRGYLAKMFGQERPLSLKAQIAFEQSYGEIDGDSASSTELYGVLSALAEIPIDQGIAVTGSVNQLGEIQAIGGVCAKIEGFFDLCRARGLNGRQGVMLPRANLEHLVLREDVARAVADGQFHLYAVQKISEGVEILTGVPAGERDPSGRFPAGSVFGRVERRIIEIAERLRVAEGHGQIPPDRGSMDDVSHADLGDGGDYRTR, via the coding sequence ATGAGCGCCCCGGTGAAGGCCTGGCTCGACGCCAACCTCTCGCCGCAACCGGGATCGGGTCGCGATCCCTTCCGCATTTCCGCCGAACAGGCGACGCAGCGCACCGATCCGGCGATGCTCCCGGAGAAGCCGGCCGCGAGCGGGGGCCTCTTCGAGATGTTGCCGACCGTCGCGCGCCGTGCGCTCGCGCTTGGTCTCGCCGCGCGGGAGCCCTCCTTCCATGTCTTCGTCTCCGCGCTCCCGGAGGTGATGATCGAGGACGACATCGTCGGCTTCGCGGAGAAGTTCGCGCAGGGCCGGCCGACGCCGCCCGACATCGTCTACGTCCACGACTTCGACAAACCCGAGGCGCCGAAGCCCCTCGTCCTCCCCGCCGGGTCGGGCGGCACCCTCGTCGCGGCGATGGACGCGCTCATCGATCGGCTCAAAGACGAGATCCCCGCCATCGCCGCGCACGACGAGGTGCGCCGCGCGACGCAGAAGCTCGCGCGCGAGCTCGAGTCGAAGAACAAGGAGGTCCTCACCGGCCTCGAGTCGACGGCGAAGAACCTCGGCTTCGGCATCCGCGCGGTGCAGGGCGGCGTGCAGACGTTCCCGATCCTCCACGGCAAGCCGCTCTCGGCCGAGCAGTTCGGCGCGCTCGACGACGTGACGAAGCGCGCGCTCGGCGAGGCGGAGGACCGCCTCACGACCGAGGTCGAGAAGGCGGCCGGCCGCGTCCGCGAGCAGAGCGCGCAGTTCGACGCCGCGCGCGAGGAGGCGATGAACCGCCTCGCCGAGACCGTCATCCGCCGCGCGCTCGGCGAGGTGAAGAAGCTGCTCGAGGACTTCGGCGAAGACGTCGCGACCTACCTCGACGGCTGCGAGAAGGCGCTGATCGAGGACTGGGCCGACTTCGTCGAGCAGCCCCATCAGATGATCCAGAACGAGGACGGCAGCATCGAGAAGGTCGAGGCCGAGCCCGCCGATCACGATCCCGAGCACGCGACGCGCCTCGGCCGCTTCAAGGTGAACCTCCTCGTCGCGCACGAAGAGGACTCGCCGCCGCCCGTCGTCTACGAGACGAACCCGACCTACCCGAACCTCTTCGGGTACCTCGAGCGCCGCGCGCGGTTCGGCGCGCTCCTCACCGACTTCACGCGCATCCGCGCCGGCTCGCTCCACACCGCGTCCGGCGGCGTCCTCGTCGTCCGCGCGACGGACCTGATGACGGACCCGATCATCTGGGAGCGCATGAAGCGCGTCCTGCGCGAGCGCCGGATCGGCGCGGAGGACCCGCTCGGGCCGCTCGGCCTCTACGCGACGACGCTGAAGCCGGTGCCGGTGCCGATCCGCGTCCGCGTCGTCCTCGTCGGCGCGCCCGACGTCTACGCCACGCTCCTCGACGCGGACCCCGACTTCGCCGCGCTCTTCCGGGTGAAGGTCGAGATCGAGCACTCGATCCAGCGCACCCCCGAGAACCTCAAGGCGCTCGACGCCTACCTGATGGCGATGGCCGAGCAGCGGGAGTGGGGCGAGTTCGATCGCTCCGCGCGCGCGCGCCTCCTCGACCTCGCGACGCGCCTCGCGGGCGATCGGCAGCGGCTCTCGGTCTTCCTCTCGCCGCTGGAGGAGACGGCCGCGTTCGCGGGCGCGCTCGCGTCGGCGCGGGCGGAGGGGGTGGCGGACTGGGACGAGGTCGGTCCGTCGTCGCAGGTGCCGCGTCCGTTCAAGGCCTCGGCGGTGGGGAAGGGGAGCGTCGTCACGGCGGAGGACGTCGAGATCGCCTGGCGCGAGCGCCGCGACCGCGCCGGCGCCGCGGAGCGCCACATCCGCGAGCTCACCCTCCGTGGCGAGGTCTCCCTGGATACCGAGGGATTCAGGGTAGGTGTTGTAAACGGCCTTTCAGTGTATTCCGCTGGAGACGTTGAATTCGGTCAACCGATGCGCATCACCGCCGTCGTCGCGCTCGGGCGGGAGGGGATCGTCGACGTCGAGCACGAGGCGCAGCTCGGCGGCGCGATCCACACGAAGGGCGTCGCGATCATCCGCGGCTACCTCGCGAAGATGTTCGGGCAGGAGCGGCCGCTCTCGCTGAAGGCGCAGATCGCGTTCGAGCAGAGCTACGGCGAGATCGACGGCGACAGCGCGTCGTCGACCGAGCTCTACGGCGTGCTCTCGGCCCTCGCCGAGATCCCGATCGATCAGGGGATCGCGGTGACGGGCTCCGTCAACCAGCTCGGAGAGATCCAGGCGATCGGCGGCGTGTGCGCGAAGATCGAGGGCTTCTTCGACCTCTGCCGCGCGCGGGGGCTCAACGGGCGGCAGGGCGTCATGCTCCCGCGCGCGAACCTCGAGCACCTCGTCCTGCGTGAGGACGTCGCGCGCGCGGTGGCGGACGGCCAGTTCCACCTCTACGCGGTGCAGAAGATCTCCGAGGGCGTGGAGATCCTCACCGGCGTCCCCGCCGGCGAGCGCGATCCGTCGGGGCGCTTCCCGGCCGGGAGCGTCTTCGGGCGCGTCGAGCGGCGCATCATCGAGATCGCGGAGCGCCTGCGCGTCGCGGAGGGCCACGGCCAGATCCCGCCCGATCGCGGATCGATGGACGACGTCAGCCACGCCGACCTCGGCGACGGCGGCGACTACCGGACGCGATGA
- the hisC gene encoding histidinol-phosphate transaminase → MTLLEARRLVAEVELQALCRPELEELKAYVPHDPPGIKVKLDANEAPPSSSPAVRDAVMRAIGGVALERYPDPRALRLKEAIARRTGARAEELFVGSGSDEVIALLLTGLARPRERAPQPVMLAPTPTFVMYRVTARGHGHKPVEVPLDASWDLDVGMMKRAIEMMRPNVVFVASPNNPTGNQVSRDRLRALVESSESALVVADEAYVDYAGPDASVRGWRAELPNLGVLRTVSKIGLAALRVGWLEADAALVAELDKVRQPFNVSATSQAAAAAVLEEAWDDVQKDVARVVAARAEVAAAIAALPGWGVTPSGANFVWVKTRRPASEVWEALVAKGVLVRSFHAAGGRLASQLRITIGTDAENEALVAALKEVA, encoded by the coding sequence ATGACGCTGCTCGAGGCGCGCCGGCTCGTCGCGGAGGTGGAGCTCCAGGCGCTCTGCCGCCCCGAGCTCGAGGAGCTGAAGGCGTACGTCCCCCACGATCCGCCGGGGATCAAGGTGAAGCTCGACGCGAACGAGGCGCCGCCGTCCTCGTCGCCGGCGGTGCGCGACGCGGTGATGCGCGCGATCGGCGGCGTCGCGCTCGAGCGTTACCCCGATCCGCGCGCGTTGCGGTTGAAGGAGGCGATCGCGCGGCGGACCGGGGCGCGGGCGGAGGAGCTCTTCGTCGGCTCCGGCTCCGACGAGGTGATCGCGCTCCTCCTCACCGGCCTCGCCCGGCCGCGCGAGCGCGCGCCGCAGCCGGTGATGCTGGCGCCGACGCCGACCTTCGTGATGTACCGCGTGACCGCGCGCGGCCACGGCCACAAGCCGGTCGAGGTGCCGCTCGACGCGAGCTGGGACCTCGACGTCGGCATGATGAAGCGCGCGATCGAGATGATGCGTCCGAACGTCGTGTTCGTCGCGAGCCCCAACAACCCGACCGGCAACCAGGTCTCGCGCGATCGGCTGCGCGCGCTCGTCGAGTCGTCGGAGTCCGCGCTCGTCGTCGCGGACGAGGCGTACGTCGACTACGCGGGCCCAGACGCTTCTGTGCGCGGCTGGCGCGCGGAGCTCCCGAACCTCGGCGTGCTCCGCACCGTGAGCAAGATCGGGCTCGCCGCGCTGCGCGTGGGCTGGCTCGAGGCCGACGCGGCGCTGGTCGCCGAGCTCGACAAGGTGCGCCAGCCGTTCAACGTGAGCGCGACGAGCCAGGCCGCGGCGGCGGCGGTGCTCGAGGAGGCGTGGGACGACGTGCAGAAGGACGTCGCGCGCGTCGTGGCGGCGCGCGCGGAGGTGGCGGCTGCGATCGCGGCGCTGCCGGGGTGGGGGGTGACGCCGAGCGGCGCGAACTTCGTGTGGGTGAAGACGCGGAGGCCGGCGAGCGAGGTCTGGGAAGCGCTCGTCGCGAAGGGCGTGCTCGTGCGGAGCTTCCACGCCGCCGGCGGCCGCCTCGCCTCACAGCTCCGGATCACGATCGGCACCGACGCCGAGAACGAGGCGCTCGTCGCGGCCCTGAAGGAGGTCGCGTGA